In Amaranthus tricolor cultivar Red isolate AtriRed21 chromosome 3, ASM2621246v1, whole genome shotgun sequence, a single window of DNA contains:
- the LOC130807351 gene encoding transcription factor GTE4-like, with the protein MASETSGADKLPKEKYLWSENCKVYTRRIHRKIIDVVKNHDPLTTIAAATTTTTSKASENENNSASSDKSNSLKESNVPNNHHAVNGVTATVNNNVNLEHEKDNTEDDLQNLPNSSSPPKDAVEEAKSLQLEQNLSQVEAVEEANSFQLQQNLSQVEAVEEANSLQLQRNLSQVEAVEEANSLQLRQNLSQVEAVEEANSLQLQQNLSQVEAVEEANSLQLQQNLSQVEAVEEANSLQLQRNLSQVEAVEEANSLQFQRNLSQVEAVEEANSLQLQQNLSQVEAVEEANSLQLQQNLSQMKVVEEANSLQLQQNLSHVEAVEEANSLKLQQNLSPVEAVEEANSLRLQQNLSKVVVSGDSSSLNRAEAFLPHGFGGDLNNRLVSRPLVTQVGDRLTINVSAASSMEEVRDLKRKLEDELDQVRNMAKKLEAKEIEISRYSSITGNGSLIPVDGHLQYPVNGGNEMVGSGMRMGSEMGLVSFNKSRPFRQLSVSVINNNQYHGVGDIIERDKRTPKANQLYRKSEFLLGMDKLPPENNRKTKSSGSKKHGGSNFDYGFRIDKKCFSKCSTLLQKLMNHKHGWVFNQPVDVKTLGLHDYFDIIKHPMDLGTIKSRLTKNWYKTPREFAEDVRLTFHNALTYNSPGQDVHIMAQELYRMFEARWPAIETDYDRNLRSEMLRDMGVPTPTSRKIYSHVPVLTPRSFAPPPRLQPTPFHDARNFERSYSMPVRQESTPKPTYSVGRKPALTKPKAKDPHKRNMTSEEKQKLGTNLQNLPAEKVDTLIQIVKKRNSYVSQKDNEIELDFETLDVETLWDLDRFVTNYKKTLSKHKRKAEIAQARAAAAQAAQETIPAPAYTEAPRDTTADETNVATSPRAQPERHSDNDSDSSSSSSSSSDSGSSSSDSDSDSSSASDSDGG; encoded by the exons ATGGCTTCGGAGACTTCAGGAGCTGATAAGCTTCCCAAGGAGAAATATTTATGGAGTGAGAATTGTAAAGTTTATACTCGCAGAATTCACAGAAAGATCATTGACGTTGTCAAAAATCATGATCCTTTAACCACCATAGCTGCTGCCACAACCACAACCACTTCAAAAGCCTCTGAAAATGAAAACAACAGTGCCAGTTCTGACAAGAGCAATTCTTTGAAGGAAAGCAATGTTCCAAATAATCATCATGCTGTTAATGGTGTCACTGCTACTGTCAATAACAACGTCAACCTTGAGCATGAGAAGGATAATACCGAGGATGATCTGCAAAACCTACCAAATTCATCTTCCCCGCCAAAGGATGCTGTTGAAGAAGCTAAGTCTTTGCAATTGGAGCAGAATTTGTCACAGGTAGAGGCTGTTGAAGAAGCCAATTCTTTTCAATTGCAGCAGAATTTGTCACAGGTAGAGGCTGTTGAAGAAGCCAATTCTTTGCAATTGCAGCGAAATTTGTCACAGGTAGAGGCTGTTGAAGAAGCCAATTCTTTGCAATTGCGGCAGAATTTGTCACAGGTAGAGGCTGTTGAAGAAGCCAATTCTTTGCAATTGCAGCAGAATTTGTCACAGGTAGAGGCCGTTGAAGAAGCCAATTCTTTGCAATTGCAGCAGAATTTGTCACAGGTAGAGGCTGTTGAAGAAGCCAATTCTTTGCAATTGCAGCGGAATTTGTCACAGGTAGAGGCTGTTGAAGAAGCCAATTCTTTGCAATTCCAGCGGAATTTGTCACAGGTAGAGGCTGTTGAAGAAGCCAATTCTTTGCAATTGCAGCAGAATTTGTCACAGGTAGAGGCTGTTGAAGAAGCCAATTCTTTGCAATTGCAGCAGAATTTATCACAAATGAAGGTTGTTGAAGAAGCCAATTCTTTGCAATTGCAGCAGAATTTGTCGCATGTAGAGGCTGTTGAAGAAGCTAATTCTTTGAAATTGCAGCAGAATTTGTCACCAGTAGAGGCTGTTGAAGAAGCCAATTCTTTGCGATTGCAACAGAATTTGTCAAAGGTAGTGGTTTCGGGGGATTCTTCAAGTCTTAATCGAGCTGAGGCATTTCTTCCACATGGATTTGGTGGGGATTTGAATAATAGGTTAGTGTCAAGACCGTTGGTTACTCAGGTAGGTGATAGGTTGACCATTAATGTGTCAGCAGCTAGTTCAATGGAGGAAGTTAGAGATTTGAAAAGGAAGTTAGAGGATGAACTTGATCAAGTTAGGAACATGGCTAAAAAGCTTGAAGCTAAGGAGATTGAGATTAGTAGGTATTCTAGTATTACGGGTAATGGAAGTTTAATTCCTGTTGATGGGCACTTGCAATATCCTGTAAATGGTGGAAATGAGATGGTGGGTAGTGGTATGAGGATGGGTTCTGAAATGGGTTTGGTTTCTTTCAATAAATCAAGGCCATTTAGGCAACTTTCAGTTTCTGTGATAAATAACAATCAGTATCATGGAGTTGGTGACATTATTGAGAGGGACAAGCGGACTCCTAAGGCAAATCAATTGTATCGAAAATCCGAGTTTCTTTTGGGTATGGATAAGCTCCCGCCGGAGAACAATAGGAAGACAAAATCTAGTGGAAGTAAGAAGCATGGTGGGTCAAATTTTGATTATGGATTCAGAATTGATAAGAAATGTTTTAGCAAATGTAGTACTTTACTTCAGAAGTTAATGAACCACAAGCATGGATGGGTGTTTAATCAACCTGTGGACGTGAAGACGCTTGGtctgcatgattattttgatattataaaGCATCCAATGGATTTGGGTACAATCAAGTCTAGGTTGACCAAGAATTGGTACAAAACCCCTAGGGAGTTTGCTGAGGATGTAAGACTTACTTTTCATAATGCATTGACCTATAATTCTCCCGGGCAAGATGTTCATATCATGGCCCAAGAGTTGTATAGGATGTTTGAAGCGAGGTGGCCTGCTATTGAAACTGATTATGATCGAAACTTGAGGAGTGAAATGCTTCGTGATATGGGGGTCCCAACTCCAACGTCGAGAAAGATTTATTCCCATGTTCCTGTATTGACTCCCAGATCGTTTGCTCCACCTCCTCGTCTACAACCCACTCCATTTCATGATGCGAGAAACTTCGAGAGATCATATTCAATGCCTGTTCGACAAGAATCGACGCCAAAGCCTACATATTCAGTTGGAAGGAAGCCTGCTCTAACGAAACCTAAAGCTAAGGATCCCCATAAAAGAAACATGACTTCTGAGGAGAAACAAAAGCTTGGCACTAATCTTCAGAATTTGCCTGCAGAGAAAGTTGATACTCTTATTCAAATCGTTAAAAAGAGGAATTCATATGTATCACAAAAAGATAATGAGATTGAATTGGATTTTGAAACGCTTGATGTTGAGACACTTTGGGACCTGGATAGATTTGTAACAAATTACAAGAAGACCTTGAGCAAGCATAAGAGGAAAGCTGAAATTGCTCAAGCTAGAGCAGCAGCTGCTCAGGCTGCTCAAGAAACA ATTCCAGCTCCTGCATATACCGAAGCGCCTAGAGATACAACAGCAG ATGAAACAAATGTTGCCACTTCTCCCCGTGCTCAACCAGAAAGGCATAGTGATAATGATAGTGATTCAAGTAGCTCAAGCAGCTCTAGCAGTGATTCTGGATCCTCTTCTAGCG ATTCAGATAGTGATAGCTCTTCCGCTTCTGATTCAGATGGAGGTTAA